One Rosa chinensis cultivar Old Blush chromosome 5, RchiOBHm-V2, whole genome shotgun sequence genomic region harbors:
- the LOC112202955 gene encoding katanin p80 WD40 repeat-containing subunit B1 homolog KTN80.1, with product MRSLTGHTSPVESVAFNSAEVLVLAGASTGATKIRDLEETKMVRILTGHRSSCSAVKFHPFGEFFASGSMDTNLKIWDIRKKGCIHTYKGHTQGISTIKFTPDGRWVVSGGFDNVLKVWDLTAGKLLHDFKFHERHIRSIDFHPLEFLLATGSADRTVKFWDLETFELIGSNRPELV from the exons ATGCGGAGTCTCACTGGTCATACAAGTCCAGTTGAATCTGTAGCTTTTAATTCAGCAGAAGTTTTGGTGCTTGCTGGAGCTTCTACTGGCGCAACAAAAATAAGGGATCTGGAGGAAACAAAGA TGGTTCGTATACTTACCGGACACAGATCCAGCTGTTCTGCTGTTAAATTTCATCCATTTGGTGAGTTCTTTGCTTCTGGTTCCATGGACACTAATCTGAAGATCTGGGACATTAGAAAGAAGGGATGCATCCACACATACAAAGGTCATACTCAAGGCATTAGTACTATTAAGTTCACTCCCGATGGTCGATGGGTAGTTTCTGGTGGGTTTGACAATGTTCTAAAG GTGTGGGATCTAACTGCTGGGAAGCTCTTGCATGATTTTAAATTCCATGAACGACATATTCGGTCTATAGATTTTCACCCCCTTGAGTTTCTCTTGGCCACAG GTTCAGCAGACAGAACTGTGAAATTCTGGGATTTGGAAACTTTTGAACTGATTGGATCTAACAGGCCTGAG TTAGTCTGA
- the LOC112202954 gene encoding uncharacterized protein LOC112202954 translates to MEELNKWLLERERENMEELERIQATNSQAAAMVAQYQLSETPRGRGSRPGRAPNVERHREVRGHFLLEDYFVERPVYDEAGFRRRYRMQTHVFQRIMEDLCNLDSFWGQKSDATGKMGLLPEQKMTGALRMLAYGAAADQCDEITRMGASTALKCLKKFCRQVEFLYSGWFLRPPNPADLYRLLNRGQRRGFPGMIGSIDCMHWEWKNCPTGWARAFSGRKGRPTIILEAVASYDTHIWHAFFGTPGAQNDLKVLGASNVFERVIGGTAPLVEFEVNNKRYTNGYYLADGIYPRWSTFVKTISNPRTEEEKHFCKKQEAYRKDVERCFGILQFQWAILRHGARLFKLENLRAIMISCIILHNMIVEGEFDEEEFAEPEEDDLMNPAMATVYDRPVHPNTGEAIPFEPVGRDRQNLPSFMDREFQVESAYLHKCLQDDLVMHNWNMDGN, encoded by the coding sequence ATGGAAGAATTGAACAAATGGTTGTTAGAAAGGGAGCGTGAAAATATGGAAGAGCTCGAGAGGATTCAAGCTACAAACTCTCAAGCGGCTGCTATGGTGGCGCAATATCAATTATCAGAGACACCTAGAGGACGTGGTTCAAGACCTGGCCGTGCCCCAAATGTCGAAAGACATAGAGAAGTCCGAGGTCATTTTCTCCTGGAGGATTATTTTGTCGAACGTCCAGTGTACGATGAAGCAGGCTTTCGAAGGAGGTATAGAATGCAAACACATGTCTTCCAACGCATAATGGAGGATCTTTGCAACCTTGATAGTTTTTGGGGGCAAAAATCAGATGCCACTGGAAAAATGGGATTGCTTCCCGAACAAAAAATGACAGGTGCCCTGAGAATGCTTGCGTACGGTGCAGCTGCTGATCAATGTGATGAAATCACTAGAATGGGAGCTTCTACAGCTCTGAAATGTCTGAAGAAGTTCTGTAGGCAAGTCGAGTTTCTTTACTCTGGGTGGTTCCTTCGTCCTCCAAATCCTGCTGACTTATATAGGCTTCTCAATAGAGGACAACGCCGTGGGTTTCCAGGCATGATTGGGAGCATCGATTGCATGCATTGGGAGTGGAAGAATTGCCCAACTGGCTGGGCTAGAGCTTTCTCTGGTCGAAAGGGTAGACCAACTATTATTCTTGAAGCTGTGGCGTCTTACGATACGCATATATGGCATGCATTCTTTGGAACCCCTGGAGCTCAAAATGACCTCAAGGTTCTTGGTGCATCTAATGTGTTCGAGCGTGTCATAGGTGGAACTGCTCCTCTGGTTGAGTTTGAGGTCAATAACAAAAGGTATACTAATGGTTATTACCTTGCTGATGGAATATACCCGAGGTGGTCAACTTTTGTCAAAACAATATCGAACCCCAGAACAGAAGAGGAGAAACACTTTTGCAAAAAACAAGAGGCTTACCGCAAAGATGTGGAAAGGTGTTTTGGTATCCTCCAATTTCAATGGGCCATACTGCGTCATGGTGCTAGGCTGTTTAAATTAGAGAATCTTCGAGCCATCATGATAAGTTGTATCATTCTTCATAACATGATTGTGGAGGGTGAGTTTGATGAGGAAGAATTTGCGGAGCCTGAAGAAGATGATCTAATGAATCCAGCAATGGCAACCGTCTATGATCGGCCTGTGCATCCTAATACTGGAGAGGCTATTCCTTTTGAACCAGTGGGGAGAGATAGACAGAATCTTCCTTCATTCATGGATCGTGAATTTCAGGTAGAGTCGGCCTACCTCCACAAATGCCTACAAGATGATTTGGTGATGCACAACTGGAACATGGATGGTAACTGA